The segment tatagcggcatatgGCGTCATGGCATCAAGAGAAAAAACATgattaattttatttgaatgcaaataattCTTACTCACATAAATGTACATATTCCTGTATCATATTAGCGAGAAATTTATAAGTAGAATAGGTGGATAATTTCCATCATACTCGTTTACTTTCTTGTAAATAGCTtagaaaagaaaattgtacgACCGTTTTGATAAACGTTTGAATTTTCCAATGTAAAGCGAAAGCACTAAGCACATGCGTCGGATGCGGCGTATGGATTACAAGATGTACTTGTATCGCCATCTAGCGATTGCAAGCATCTTTCTCAGTGAGCAACAACGAATGTCATTCTCGAAGCGACAGATGTGAAGTGAAAAGTTGACGTCGGAAGACAGTGTGAAAGAAACGTCAGTGCGCGTGCCTCGTGCTTACAGAAGAATGTAAGTACGAAGAAGAAATACAAACAAACActaattaatcattttttcgaGTTTTCAAACATATGACCACGCCTTTGACAGCGCAATTTCCTTGTTCCGTGAGTTTTTATAAAATGTCGTAACTGCGTTCGTTGCTAATTCACTAATTGCACTTTGATAACCTCCTACAGAATTAACCTTGAATttctattgtatttaaataGTCGGTAACggtgtatacattttttacttgTAACAAAATAATTGATTTATTTTTAGTAACATTAAATCGATCCTTGCAAACATGGATTTGTTAgctaaatttataaatactatATGTGagccaaaagtttctttcggaatgtgttcctttaacattgctaaataaatattaggttgtcccaaaagttggttctCGATTCATgcgcataatgcaaattcatgttaggaagtactaaaacattaacataaagattatcgcgatgtttgtatttatttggcaacattaaaggaacacattccgaaagaaacttttgggacaacctaatatttaaattaatgaatTAACATTAGATTATTTTACTTTCTCGTAATAGTACAAGGCGAAgttttattacattttcattGTATCCTTTTTAGGGAGACACAAAACCAATAAGAAGCAACTTACCTATTGCCCTTGAAACGCTTAATACTCCATTGACTCGCAAGATTCCAACACTTTGCATCACTACTCCTCCTACCCTTTGTATCCTTTGTACTTCATCCTAAGAAAGAGAACCATGTTGTGTTTTGCACTTCACTGTTAACTTtctataaatatacatactatATCTACAGAAATCTCAATTGTTTTTTAAGCATTCAATATATAACCAAAAATTTCTGTCAAATGCATTGCCGGTATATAAATTATGTAGTATATGAAATTAATACTCGAATCATTGatcgtaaaaattaaaaaatgacggCTCTGGGAACTCAGATAGACAGTGACAAAAGATTATTGCCATTTAATACTTATGAAGATTATCTAGATTCATTGGTAACATTCGTTGATCTTGGATATTTAGGAAATTTACACACTGCTCATCAATTAGCCGAGCTTGGATACCGTTGTGCTGGAGAAACTCTTAGCAGAGATGTATTTTATCGACGTTTGAAAACTCTGAAAGACTTACTGTTCCCAATTTATAGGCCATACGAGTTAACATCAGAATTCGTAACACCAACCAATGTGTTAATGCAGGAGCTTGCGCTTCGCGAGCGTCCAAATAGATTAAAAATTATATCCACTATTATCTTTATAAGAAACTATACAAAACTTCAATTTGAGATCTCTGGTTACATCGACTTTTGTGAAAGACTCGACAAAGAAAATTGGTTCCTATATTTCGAAGGGAAGAAAAAACTATGGCCTCATGCAACCGATCTTGCATACTACCATTGGAGAACGAATAAAACATGCTTAAACGAAACTTGCAATTATCAACCAGTTATAGACCCAAACCGAGGCCTCAGATTTAAAAACCTTCATGATAGAGAATTTATTAACATTGATCCCGTAGCTCCTTCTCCAGGTGTGGATACAACAAGGATAAGAGTACGTTGTCCACAGTACGaacatataatattatatgaCCATAGACTCCGATGTAAAAgtcatatttaaattaatattcgaGTACATTTGTAACATTTAAATGAGATTAAATAAAAAGTAGCGTATACTTACTTCACGGTTAAGGCGATGAGGATTTACTAATTGAACAACAGTGTTGGATTTTACTAGCATTGCTGAAGAATCTCCTACCCAAGCAACATAcaactttttatttaacaataaagTGCAGACTGCTGTAGTTCCTCCgcatattttctataaaatataaaaacagtattcaattatttactatatatttaatttgtacGCTGATGTTTACTAGTGTTTAGTGATTTCTAGTACTTACTTGTGTTTTAGATTTCTCTATAAATTGTGTATCTGTAGTAATAAAAGCATCATGTAAGGCACGCTCTGGATCAGTAGGATAGTGTCTGCTTTCTGCTATATACTGATGAAGATGCGAAGCACAATATACAGCTGCATCCTGCCCTGCATGTCCATCGAATACTGCATAGTAATTTGCTATGGCGTCATCCTATAATTAAAAACCATATTTGCCTAAGATAGTTCATTCCTATATTTTCATACGGCATAATAAAATGATTCAGAGTATGTATATTCACCTCAATACCAAAAGTAGCATGTAAATCATGCAAGACTACATAGCGGTCctccatttttcttctacaattTTTGTTTCCACCAGCTACTACATGTGGTAGCGGTGTAGAAGGTGGAGGTGGTAATATTGGTAATTTAGTATTGATTAAGAAATGATAACATATTTTATAAACTTTGCCAGTAATGGCTTGCATTAATTTCAGTGAGGTATATgctgtaaaaaaaattgtacaaattataaaaggttctattcaaataaaatttaattgaattgaAAAAGTCTATAATATAAAGTGGCATACTTTTCTCTTGTGCTTTGTAACCACAATCTTCCGGTTGCTTCTTACACATGTATTTGATCTCCTGTATCACCTGATGTAGCAAGTATGCTTGCAAGTTTGGTGGACATTGCCTAGAATATAGTAAAATTTTCCAATAACTTTACAATAACTAGAAATGCTatacattatataaaatattattacagcAAACTTCACATACTCAAAAATACAGTGAATatagaaaacaataaaataaccAAAATTGGATGCTTGATGGCAAAAAGTattgataaaattttcaaattctattttgtgtgagccaaattatatgaaatatagCAGCATGGATTTCTCACTTCGAAGTTCTCTCAATCGTAAGCAAAAGATCTGCTAGAATAGTTTGTGTCGCTTACAAGTTATCAGAAATTTCTGCGTGTTTGTTTAGCTAGCGTTAACTAGAAGCAAATATATATCCATTTCCGTGATAATGGCCAAGAAAAATGAATGGATATATCCGTTTCTAGTGGAAATGGGTGAAACGGAACCATGAATATGCATaaacataattttatatttaaaaacaaataattGAACGTGCCCAATGGTTCCAACCGTTCAAAGACATATAACTTGGTATTAAATGTTCATTAAGTCATACGAATTTGATGTAAAGTTATGTTTTTACTCGCAAGGAACTTTTGCATTCATTATCTCGGCGATCATACTCTTCCGCACAAGTGTGTGCACTTCATTTCTAAATAGTTGAGTCACGTTTGACCAAAACAAGGGATCCTCCGTGAGGAGACATATTTTTCGATCACCTGCGACAGTATAACAATACTCGCGAGCAATGAATACGCGCTTCCGGGCAATTTATTAGATAGCGTATCGCCATTTAGATATGAAGGACCTGTGGAGAGGAGAAGTGACTCGGAAACGCAGTTTTCCACGAGAACAAGGGGATTGCGCTTTAAACAAATACTTGACCGCAATCGAATGCGCGAACGAGAGCGAGGTGCGCGTTTCAAGTCGATTGAATCCGGAGGCTTCCGAGCTTGCGGACGAGCAAACGGCGATTCAAGGAGATAGCTTCTTGCAGTCTTTGGAGAAAGAAGGTCCCGAAGGAGCCCCGAACCAGCCCGCGTCGTTGATCCTAGACCATTATCGACTGGACCAAGATATGGCATCGATTGTCGGCAGTTACCAACACGAACGCAACGAAAATCTCGACGAGTATTTCAAGGCTGTGGGTATGTTGAAAGCGGCGAGTAAAAACGAATGCGGTACTCCATACGATGGCAGCAGAAACAAATACGATTTGTAAAAAGGAAAGCGATTCTAGCCATGATTCTCGGAGACTAAAAAATCGTAAAAGGTTTCGCACGGTGTACTCTGTTTTTGTAATGTTGTTTCGAGGATATTgataacacaatttttattgtttctagtcattgttaatttcgatTGAATATTTAGTTAGTTGAATAAAGATTTAATATATCGATGATCTTGTTTATTTCCGACCTATTATTATTCTTCggatgaaatacaatttaaaaaaaaactaaaaaaatacTGTATATGTGTAAAAAAGATTGTTTGAAAATACTACAGCCACGGAAGACACATACAAGACAgtcttttcaaataatttttcgatCGTGTTATGAAGAGTCTACTTTCAGTTGCACAGACGAAAATTAAATGTTGTCCAAGTAATTTTAcgccaaaaatggtaaaaaaagaTGGACGTTGAAACGGTctttttttgtttgattgtATGCACTCACAGGTGTACCATACATTCCACGGAAAATGATGTGCATGACCAGTCCGCGACTGGAAATACTGAATGACGATGATAAGTGGACAATTCGAACCATTTCGATGATTCGCACGGTAGAAGTGGCGTTTTCTCTCGGCGAAGAATACGAAGAACACATGCCAGCTGGAGTTACATTGAAAGTACTGTCTCccctttatttttataaatgttataccatctttttatatgtatgtaaattTTACAACGCGTCGACCTTCTGACCGTAATTTCACCGTAGTAACTACTACCTACAACATAACTGAAAATCGCATAAAATTTTCTAGAAGATTTATTTATACCTAATAGATTGATTTATTTCTCTAAAAAGAGATATATTTATTCTCAAAACAGAAATCATGACGTTTCCGTGTATAATTGACAAGAAAAGTGTAATTCTTCAGATTAAGTCGAGTGATAAATAATTTTCGTATCTGGGGATGCACTATAATGGTGCATTTATCATTCTAATGACTCATACTCGAGCTACTCGATACACGGTGACAAGTCGTTATGAATAATTGCGAACATATAATCGTTGTTCAGtttattgaaataaacaaacaaaattgctatattacaACGGAAATCATTTACGACTCTATCTAATAGATCAGTGGCAAACTCATTAGTCAAAAGAGCCAAATATTAGCAGTGAAACGACTAAGATTTCTTTTGAGAGCCAAATTTCTTTACAAGGACCCTGGAAGGAGAAGTTGctcttaattaaattaaaaattaaattttaaacacGTCATTTGTGAAAGAGCCGCACTCAAGTAGCCAAAGAGTCGCAcgtggctcgcgagccgcaatTTGCCGACCACTATAATAGATCATCATTGTTAGGAGACGTATTTTCACGTTATTGTTCTTCTCTTCTTATTTACCGTTAGTCAATAAATCAGAGTaaacaatataaatatatacttcAAGTATACCTATCGtaaaaataagtatttgattAATTATCGATAGAGATTCAATAAACTTTTGATTCAGTTTCTTGCAATTAAAGTCGAACATTTCTGTCTTGAATGACGACCCACAGTCCAGTGATAAATAATACGcactataaattttataaatctgtattttacatttaaatcgatttaaaaattgattttatcatGAGCTTTATAGGACTACATATCTTATTGCGTGGTAAATAATACGCACTGTCGATAATCCGATTAGaaagttttaaaatataatCTGCTTTAACACTAACTGTACCGGCTACAAAACGTGTCAGACACatattgctttataaaaataactgaacttatttagatttttcacaatttttataataatacgtgattaaataaagaaatttattgaataatttctgatgatagcatctttataattgcaataataaaaaaataaaaaatgtaaaaccggtcgtggtacgattAGTGTTAAATAGCGAAATTTGTTGCATTTAAAGTTGACAGTGCATCGGCAAGACAGGAAAACCGTGTGTTTATATCTGTCATTTGTATTTACacggtacatacatatatcgtctgtttctgtgtagaacattacTACAATGGAAGGGGATAGTCTAGTGACAGTTTCAGTCGGTCCAGGTGACAACAAAGTGATACGGAAGTATGAGATTACAGAGGATGGAGTTCTTTTGGTATGTTCCATTTACATCTGCATTCGTATGACTTTCCACAAAGCTGCGAAACTTCAAAGGATTTCAACAGAGCACGCGTACTGCTTGGAAATCAAAGAATCCGCTTCACGCGTTTTACTTTAATCTcttccattttgttttttcttaaATGAATGTACACCCAGAGTGTTAAACAAAATTACacgaaatgtaaataatatttaataatttttcgcGATCGAAAAAATTGGTTATTTTAACTCGGAAATCAAACAATccttccaacctagaataattccgttctatattattataaattgatataatacctcacaaaatacttaaatgtttataaattgattaaagaccaacatatttaataatgtaaacaacattttgaataatggtacagcaatttttacacTCCATGTATTAATTCATTCTAAACTTATTCAATTCAATATTACGTATTAATTATACATTGTCAGAACTTGATCGAATACTTTTCGCAATGACGTTCTCACGATTAATTAATTACTGATCTCCCAGTGatcaaaaatgtttcagcattGAAATGTTGTATACACGAAAGTATTTCGAGGAAAGTAAACATTTCATTTCTATATGCGTACAATGTAAACATGCGTAATATTACGTTATTTCGGGTACTAATACTGTCATTCTCTATTTGCAGACAATGACCCACGAAAGCAGCGGCCAAGTGGGAAAACGCTATTTTAAACGGCTGTCATAAACAATGATGACATCCACGATAAAAAGGGATAACGTTTTGATACTTTCTTTGTACAACTGTCCTGCAATGCTTTGTATCCTTCGACCCTGTCGATATATGTGTGTTGAAATAGCTTCCCGACAGACTTCCGAGTCTTTAAACGCACAAACCGAACGATAAAGAGATGAGCACGCGAGGAagagttccattaaaaaatatctacAGTTGCCGGAGGAAAAAGTTCTGGATCGATCGTAAACGTTCCCAGTGTCATTTAGAGCATGTGCCCCGCCTTCTTTTATTGTTTGTCACGTGTTACACCGGATGACAAATGTGGATAAACAATGACTGTATCGTTGCTGCTGTGTatgagataaaaataaaatcttgGTTGATCACGCACAAACACGCGCGtcgttttattgaaaaattacaattacgtTCGTGAAAGCATGAGCTCGCGTGAACGAAAATATATGAGAGTTACTGAAAAATGGTCAGCTTGCAAGATCAATGTCGCGTCTATTGATATTCGAT is part of the Lasioglossum baleicum chromosome 6, iyLasBale1, whole genome shotgun sequence genome and harbors:
- the LOC143209260 gene encoding fatty acid-binding protein-like; protein product: MASIVGSYQHERNENLDEYFKAVGVPYIPRKMMCMTSPRLEILNDDDKWTIRTISMIRTVEVAFSLGEEYEEHMPAGVTLKNITTMEGDSLVTVSVGPGDNKVIRKYEITEDGVLLTMTHESSGQVGKRYFKRLS
- the LOC143209256 gene encoding cilia- and flagella-associated protein 299-like, which produces MTALGTQIDSDKRLLPFNTYEDYLDSLVTFVDLGYLGNLHTAHQLAELGYRCAGETLSRDVFYRRLKTLKDLLFPIYRPYELTSEFVTPTNVLMQELALRERPNRLKIISTIIFIRNYTKLQFEISGYIDFCERLDKENWFLYFEGKKKLWPHATDLAYYHWRTNKTCLNETCNYQPVIDPNRGLRFKNLHDREFINIDPVAPSPGVDTTRIRVRCPQYEHIILYDHRLRCKSHI